The following are from one region of the Nicotiana tabacum cultivar K326 chromosome 3, ASM71507v2, whole genome shotgun sequence genome:
- the LOC107804778 gene encoding protein FAR-RED IMPAIRED RESPONSE 1-like, which translates to MPCATFVGINHHRQSILLGCAFMSHEDIDSYKLVFRTWLEAMGNVHPDAIITDQYQSIKVAIAEVMPNTIHRYCICHIFSKLPLYLSGVRPSKIARGEFKSMVLDSITIEVFERKWTEYIARYNLHTRNWFNKLYSEKENWVPVYLDVYSWAGMLSTQRSEGMHMFFDGYITHQSTLRIFVHQYELAIRAKHEKELEAEYRSKGFQIVCESRFKWEEYTRTICKWFESRGILCYHILKILSHKKIDKIDERYILTRWRSDVIRPHLNRFHQVGYPNMAPEYKTYKSMLKYFDMACDIALGTSVKVQCVKHNLKKMVHDLQN; encoded by the exons ATGCCATGTGCTACATTTGTTGGCATCAATCACCATAGACAGTCCATCTTACTGGGATGTGCTTTCATGTCTCATGAAGATATCGATAGTTACAaattagtttttagaacttgGCTTGAGGCCATGGGAAATGTTCATCCAGATGCGATCATAACTGATCAGTATCAGAGCATTAAGGTAGCCATTGCTGAAGTGATGCCAAATACAATACATAGGTATTGTATTTGTCATATATTTTCAAAGTTGCCTCTTTACTTAAGTGGTGTTCGTCCTTCTAAAATTGCACGTGGAGAATTTAAATCCATGGTCCTTGATAGCATTACTATTGAAGTTTTTGAGAGAAAATGGACAGAATATATTGCAAGATATAATTTACATACAAGGAATTGGTTCAACAAGCTTTATTCTGAGAAGGAAAATTGGGTTCCTGTGTACCTTGATGTGTATTCTTGGGCTGGTATGCTATCTACGCAAAGAAGTGAGGGGATGCATATGTTCTTTGATGGATATATTACCCATCAAAGCACTCTTAGGATCTTTGTTCACCAGTATGAGTTAGCTATAAGAGCTAAGCATGAGAAAGAGTTGGAAGCGGAATACAGGTCAAAGGGCTTTCAAATTGTGTGTGAGTCAAGGTTCAAGTGGGAGGAGTATACGCGTACAAT TTGCAAATGGTTCGAGTCTAGAGGGATACTTTGTTACCATATACTCAAGATCTTGTCGCACAAGAAGATTgataaaattgatgaaaggtaTATACTGACAAGGTGGAGAAGCGATGTTATTAGGCCACACTTGAATCGGTTCCATCAAGTTGGTTACCCAAACATGGCTCCTGAGTACAAGACATACAAGAGCATGTTGAAGTACTTTGACATGGCTTGTGATATAGCATTGGGCACTAGCGTGAAGGTTCAATGTGTTAAGCATAATTTGAAGAAGATGGTGCATGATCTTCAAAACTAG